The sequence GACATCGTGGCCGGCGGACAGTGCCGCCGACACCGCCGCGTCGAGGGCGGCCAGTTGCTGAGGTTCGGAGGACGCCAACAGGGAGGGCGGTACCGGCACCTCGACCCAGCCATGGTCGAGGGCGTCGGCGATCTGCTGCGCGGTCACACTCGACGCCGAGGCGCTGACCGCCAGGACCGGGCCGCTGGCGCGGTGGGGGTCGGAGGTGGTGGGGGTGCGGTGTCCTACGGTGCGGGCGAGGGCGGACATGATGCCCCCGGATCCGACGACGATGGCCGGGGTCGATCGGGCCGGATGCGTGCGGAGGGTCCCGGCGACGGTGTCGAGGTGGGTGTCGTTGACAGCGTCCACGACGAACGCCGGTCCGCCCGCGACGCGGTGCTGTTCCCATGCCTGGGTGAAGGTGCCGTCGTCGTAGGTCGGCAGCTGGATCGCACCGGGGATGGTCTGGGTGCCGAACTGCTCGGCCAGGATTTCGCGTAGGTCGGCCTCGTGCATCGGAGTGGAGGGATGGGTGGCCATGACCGGGTGTCGGTCCAGTCGGTAGATCTGTCCGTCGTAGGTGGCGTAGTGATGACTGAACGCGGTGAACCGGCCGAATCCTGGCTGCGCCGGCACCACCGGGATGGGTCCGTGCTCGGGAAATTGTTCGTGGATCAGCTCGATTCCGCGGCCGATGCTGCCGAGCTTCGGTGAACTGTCGAACGTCGAGCAGACCTTGTACAGCAGTACCTCAAGATCGAGTTCGGCGATGCGGGCGAGATCGCGGCGTACGTGTTCGTCGAAGGCCGTTCCACCGAGGGACCGCGCCGGCCCGGCGATACCGACGACGTCGGCGTCGGTGGGTAGTGCTGCGTCGCCGATCACGAGAACGGCATCGAGTCCGTATCGATGTGCTTGTGCGAGCACGTCGCTTGCGCCGGTGAGATCGTCGGCGACGAATCCGAAGGAGGCCATTTCAGTTCCTTCCGAACGCCTGCACTGCATGCAGGAGGTCGGTGTTGCCGTCGTCGGCGTGGTCCGTGGCGGCGGTGGTCAGTGGGACCCCGTCGACGGCCGCCGCCCACGCTTCGCGCAGGCTCCGGACACCGGCGGCGGGGCCGTCCGGGTGGGCGGCTACTCCACCGCCGGCAAGCATCAACAGGTCGGTCGATCCGATCGCATCGAAGGTCGGAGCAGGTGTGGTGACGTTCTGGCCGGAGGACAGCACCGGTAGTGGCGTGATCGTCTCACCGAGGGGCGTCAGCAGGGACTGCACGTTCGCGGTGACCTGCGCATCGCGTTCGTAGAATTTGCTGCCCAGCCCGCTCACGTGGAGGTGGTCGGCACCAGCGAGTCGGGCGAGTTGCTGCCATACCTGGTAGTCGATGCCCACGCCTTTTGCACGCATCGATGCCGCCAGGCCAGCGCGGTGTCCGTGGATGGGGACCTCGGTGAACGAGCGCAGCCATTCGAGTGCCGGGATGCCCATGACCGGAATGTTGAGCATCACGCATCGTCCACCGGCTCGAACGACCATGTCGTGCCGCTTGCGCAGACCTTTCAGGTCGCCGGTGATGTTGAATGCGTACATCGTCGGGTGTCCGGTGATCTGCTCGGCGGCAGCGATCTCCTCGGTGGCGACCGCGACACGTCGTTCCAGTGGCAGGTAGTCGGGATCGGTCATCAGCTCGTCATCCTTGATGACATCGATCGACGCTCTCGCCAATTCCCGTACCACGAGCCGGAACTCATCTTCGGACAACCCGACATTCGGCTTGACGATGGTGCCGATGAGCACGCCTGGAGCGGCGCCGATCAGCTTCCGGGTACCCCCGATCCCGTAGGCGGGGCCGGGGTGGGCGGAGACGAATTCCTCGGGCAGCGTCAGCGACTCGAGCCGACAGGCGAACAGGTCGCCGAGCTCGAAGAGGTTCCCGGCGATAGTGGTGTGCAAGGTCGCCAGGTCGGTACCGATGTTTTCCATCGGGAAATCCACGGTCACCAGCGCGGCCCGGACTTTTTCCGGGGCGGTACGGGAGCCGAGGGAGGGTGGGCACACCCCCAATTCCTCGACCTCGACGACCTGTGCGGCATGCCTTTCCCGGATCCGCGCCGACTCTCCCGGCACCGGGACGAACGTGCCGCTGGACTGTTCCCCCGCCATCAGGGCTGCTGCCTTCTCCGGAGGAATTTCCGACTCGAGGTAGTAGGTGCATCGCACCGTGCGTTGATCTCGCATGAAGTCTCCAATCGTGGGCCGGCCGCTCGTGTTCGGCGGACGTCGGCCTGGCGCATCTGAGGTGGCGCATTTCTCCGCGGGCACCCCGGCGAAATTTGTGCGTACTTTTCGTACGTACATTAGACTGTGATTGCAGTCACCGTCAACCGAATGAGGATCCAATGCACGTCAACGCCATTACGCACGCCTACGATGAGGTCGTGCATACGGAAGTGAGGGGGCAACTCCCGCGCGTCGACCGAGATGATCCGCGCCCACTTCACGTGCAGATTTTCGACATACTGCATCAGCAGATCTCCAGCCACGCCCTGCCACCCGGGTCCGCGCTGCCCACCGAAGACGAACTGCAGCAGCAGTTCGGCGTCTCGCGCAGCGTGGTCCGGCAAGCGTTGGCGAGCCTGGCCGACCGGGGTTTGATTCACCGCCAGCGCGGTCGCGGAAGCGTGGTCGCCGCCGCTCCTGTGCTCCGGCGCAGCGTGCAACGCGCCGGAGGTCTGAGCGAGCAGGCTGTTGCACAGGGGCAGCAGCTCCGCACGCATGTCGTCAGCGTCCAGCCGTCCGCGCCGCCGGATGCGGCGTTGGGTGAATTGGGGACCGGACGAGCCTGGCAGATCGAGCGTGTCCGTTACCTGGACGATGTCCCAGTCGCCTACATGCGCACCTGGGTACCCCGCGAACTCTTCCCTCACTTCACCGCGGAACTGCTCGAGGGCAACTCGCTGTTGGCGCTCATGCGGGCACACGGGTACGCACCCGCCGGTGGCCCACGGCAGGTCCAAGCCGTCGCCGCGGACCCGAGCCTTGCGGCCTTCCTCGAGGTCGAGGCTGGGGATCCGCTCCTGCTTCTCGAAGGCGTCACCCGCGACACCAGTGGGCAGGGCCTCGAATGGTTCAGCGTCTGGCACCGCGCGAACACGGTCTTCGACGTCGACGCGCAAGTTGTCGCCACGCCTCCGGCGATCTCGCCGGAGCAGGTCACCCGGCTGCGTTCGATGGCGCGTGAACTCGACGCCGCGCTGGCCGAAATTGACGGCAGCCTCTGATCGGTAGGACCGTCCCGCCTTCGCTGCGACCGCTTGTGGTCGAGACGAACGGCGCGAAGGCCTGGCCATAGGCGCGGCGCGGGGGGCGCCCCTCGGGCGCGCGGCCCGGCGAAGGGCAGTGGCACTGGCGGATGCCCTGCGCGGCAGCGGCATCGGACTATCTGGATGCGGCGCTGCCGGTGGTGCGCTGCATTGCTGCCGGGGCTGGTCACCCCTCGATCGTGTTCGGCACGCCCACCTGTTGACAGTGACCGCAGTCACGCTTAATGTACGTACGAAAGATACGTACAAGCGGATCGGCTGAAGTCGCCGCTCGATGCGCCCGAGTCGTCCGGGCACTCCGGAATTGTCGTGAACTCGTTTCGACGAATTCCCTCCGCTATACCCCCGCCGCCCGGCTATCCGCGGGCGACGTCCCTGACAGATCATGAAAACTGCGGACCTACCGGTTCCTTCAAGGGAGAATCCCATGACCGTCCCCATCAAAGCCGCCATAGACAAGATTCC comes from Rhodococcus sp. B50 and encodes:
- a CDS encoding four-carbon acid sugar kinase family protein, with amino-acid sequence MASFGFVADDLTGASDVLAQAHRYGLDAVLVIGDAALPTDADVVGIAGPARSLGGTAFDEHVRRDLARIAELDLEVLLYKVCSTFDSSPKLGSIGRGIELIHEQFPEHGPIPVVPAQPGFGRFTAFSHHYATYDGQIYRLDRHPVMATHPSTPMHEADLREILAEQFGTQTIPGAIQLPTYDDGTFTQAWEQHRVAGGPAFVVDAVNDTHLDTVAGTLRTHPARSTPAIVVGSGGIMSALARTVGHRTPTTSDPHRASGPVLAVSASASSVTAQQIADALDHGWVEVPVPPSLLASSEPQQLAALDAAVSAALSAGHDVVVHTTRGSDDPRFSNLGPVDPAHVGTLIGSLAARMASAGLTHDIAVFGGDTSSHALIAMGVAQLRVAEQFVTAGPICHSDDAAPVAGCRLLLKGGQVGPPHILRRFAGHLPA
- a CDS encoding RuBisCO large subunit C-terminal-like domain-containing protein translates to MRDQRTVRCTYYLESEIPPEKAAALMAGEQSSGTFVPVPGESARIRERHAAQVVEVEELGVCPPSLGSRTAPEKVRAALVTVDFPMENIGTDLATLHTTIAGNLFELGDLFACRLESLTLPEEFVSAHPGPAYGIGGTRKLIGAAPGVLIGTIVKPNVGLSEDEFRLVVRELARASIDVIKDDELMTDPDYLPLERRVAVATEEIAAAEQITGHPTMYAFNITGDLKGLRKRHDMVVRAGGRCVMLNIPVMGIPALEWLRSFTEVPIHGHRAGLAASMRAKGVGIDYQVWQQLARLAGADHLHVSGLGSKFYERDAQVTANVQSLLTPLGETITPLPVLSSGQNVTTPAPTFDAIGSTDLLMLAGGGVAAHPDGPAAGVRSLREAWAAAVDGVPLTTAATDHADDGNTDLLHAVQAFGRN
- a CDS encoding GntR family transcriptional regulator, with translation MHTEVRGQLPRVDRDDPRPLHVQIFDILHQQISSHALPPGSALPTEDELQQQFGVSRSVVRQALASLADRGLIHRQRGRGSVVAAAPVLRRSVQRAGGLSEQAVAQGQQLRTHVVSVQPSAPPDAALGELGTGRAWQIERVRYLDDVPVAYMRTWVPRELFPHFTAELLEGNSLLALMRAHGYAPAGGPRQVQAVAADPSLAAFLEVEAGDPLLLLEGVTRDTSGQGLEWFSVWHRANTVFDVDAQVVATPPAISPEQVTRLRSMARELDAALAEIDGSL